A single region of the Chiloscyllium punctatum isolate Juve2018m chromosome 15, sChiPun1.3, whole genome shotgun sequence genome encodes:
- the nrip1a gene encoding nuclear receptor-interacting protein 1 encodes MTHGEELCSEMHQDSVVLTYLESVLMHQASGGSMGTPSTKGTSEGEGAACKSSDGHGSGGGGGGGGGGGGGGGEDFAASPSQQRASKAASALNVKKARLLQAEACDSAKRRRVGGHGLHSNDRDGTTGQGELGKTQQQQQQHSTLLASLLQSFSSRLQNVALSQHGAAPRLGQAQTPPPGTPAEDDLRGYGLVSSHLRALLKSRDPSRGEEEDGVYQSPPERTRFPSSPAADGRRAPGEPISCSARLRAVASMVENGARSDGSPKPSVACSQLALLLSSDTQLQQYTREHSLGTRAPPPSASQRLAAIASQKGGESSPPPHEQARDPPSKDGRCRGASRSHPRVSERSLRMAGHTRSPSGAREKSNAGSERDRSPLSPNNSGGSSLLMHLLNTNTVPKPSADGGTESTNGHRWPGAERRGGPSFDYRLPVWEKVIKQEAGSLEEMYSSDESSRSSCTPMDLSTKPRICEPISLHSRSLEQMTESLLFSWNPKGPRVRSPEAKEERNRPESRSHQKVTLLQLLLGHQNGARGNRTPEPQAPERPGSTVTVSEALSTGLALGQRPLEHFPPPPPPPPAPSSVSSSSSSSSSSSAMSSSFPGAERSAVVKLTHSPPAARQLPALCHASEGTHHLLARQGKLVGDGEPSRNRQRFPQPLEAAKGHRALEPLLPSEPTKAQQFPKRFVPGELAANTQYVPRQSLAGESPLSNFSFSASKLLQDLAHTGFHKSPETSQVDGEDRNAGLSSVESRMGESTESHPFGRSTKSLCFRQSVLLETNARRERPPLQPRPAPSSDLENLLERRSVLQLLLRNPERERVPVGCLQERRGDHQVSVGPQPPDTQCNGQAAGTKPISMVKVKTEPIEEDGCFSGAEPTEQSANGQPLIQCKAEQKNSPFTLGSVKQEVVSLAAPSARAQCHPCQKGGVLSQLLQRDNTSTPLGGYAFGQHPPASGLSEARAPTSGSSSPCSIPKKRKPPPSSPSQPDDLHKTLDRREGLNSHSGPLREDANGLDGFPACGARLLDFQPGSGLELESRSSVKDPQGFNVLKQLLLSENGIKVLPGHRTLHNGGSVSDRGSQPDRRLGGDRPAHFYSQPEQLNGHQKEAALAFEPARYLGVLPAASSSAHYLPENSTSVTALAQSQPEHRAPSLGTPTEPPWLTKTNPILYYMLQRGGLGLVPSRSRAGEGGTAEADRRRRPQSAAQRVERPNGGGGVLPGRRTVKAEPLEDSLGNLQGPVPGMPRDQNEIASGILEKVAAIKREPD; translated from the coding sequence ATGACCCATGGAGAGGAGCTTTGCTCTGAGATGCACCAGGATTCAGTCGTGTTAACGTACCTCGAGAGTGTCTTAATGCATCAAGCCTCCGGGGGCAGTATGGGCACCCCATCCACCAAGGGCACCTCCGAGGGGGAAGGTGCTGCTTGCAAAAGCTCCGATGGGCACGGCagcggaggaggagggggagggggagggggaggtggtggtggtggtggtgaagacTTTGCTGCCTCTCCCTCCCAGCAGAGGGCATCGAAAGCTGCTTCTGCTCTCAACGTGAAGAAGGCCAGGCTACTGCAAGCTGAAGCCTGTGACAGTGCCAAGCGGAGAAGAGTAGGTGGGCACGGGCTCCACTCCAATGACCGAGATGGCACCACCGGGCAGGGCGAACTGGGCAAGacgcagcagcaacaacaacaacacaGCACCCTGCTGGCCTCCCTACTGCAGTCATTCAGCTCCCGGCTGCAGAACGTGGCACTATCCCAGCACGGGGCTGCCCCCAGGCTGGGCCAGGCACAGACCCCGCCCCCGGGCACCCCAGCTGAGGACGACCTGAGGGGCTATGGCCTGGTGTCCAGCCACCTGCGGGCGCTGCTGAAGAGCCGGGATCCGAGCCGGGGCGAGGAGGAGGACGGAGTGTACCAGAGCCCCCCCGAGCGCACCAGGTTTCCCAGCTCCCCCGCGGCGGATGGGCGAAGGGCCCCCGGCGAGCCCATCTCCTGCTCAGCCCGGCTCAGGGCGGTGGCCAGCATGGTGGAGAATGGCGCCCGCTCTGACGGTTCGCCCAAGCCCAGCGTGGCGTGCAGCCAACTGGCCTTGCTGCTGTCCAGCGACACCCAGCTGCAGCAATACACCCGGGAGCACTCGCTGGGCACCCGCGCCCCTCCCCCCTCCGCCAGCCAGAGGCTAGCGGCCATCGCCAGCCAGAAGGGGGGCGAGTCCTCACCCCCGCCCCACGAACAGGCCCGGGACCCACCCTCGAAGGACGGGCGCTGCCGTGGTGCGTCCCGGAGCCACCCGCGAGTCTCCGAGCGATCACTGAGGATGGCGGGTCACACCAGGAGCCCGTCCGGTGCCAGGGAGAAGAGCAACGCGGGGAGCGAGCGGGACAGGTCACCCCTGTCACCCAACAACAGCGGCGGCAGCAGCCTTCTCATGCACCTCCTCAACACCAACACCGTCCCCAAGCCTTCGGCCGACGGTGGGACCGAGAGCACCAATGGCCACCGGTGGCCAGGGGCTGAGAGGAGGGGCGGCCCCTCCTTTGACTACCGTCTGCCAGTCTGGGAGAAGGTGATAAAGCAGGAGGCTGGTTCCCTGGAGGAGATGTACAGCAGCGACGAGAGCTCCCGCTCCAGTTGCACGCCCATGGACCTATCAACCAAGCCCCGGATATGTGAGCCCATCTCCCTGCACTCCCGCAGCCTGGAGCAGATGACCGAGTCCCTTCTCTTCAGCTGGAACCCTAAAGGCCCGAGGGTCCGCAGCCCCGAAGCCAAGGAGGAGCGCAACCGGCCTGAATCTAGGAGCCATCAGAAGGTCACTCTACTCCAACTGCTGCTGGGTCACCAGAACGGAGCGAGAGGGAACCGCACACCCGAACCCCAAGCCCCGGAACGTCCCGGCAGCACGGTGACCGTGTCCGAGGCTTTGTCCACTGGTTTGGCTCTTGGCCAGCGGCCACTGGAACacttccctcctcctcctcctcctcctcctgctccctcctccgtctcctcctcctcctcttcgtCTTCCTCGTCCTCCGCGATGTCTTCGTCCTTCCCAGGGGCAGAGCGAAGCGCCGTGGTGAAGCTGACCCATAGCCCACCAGCTGCTCGCCAGCTCCCGGCACTGTGCCACGCCAGCGAAGGCACCCACCACCTCCTGGCCCGTCAGGGGAAGCTGGTGGGCGACGGCGAGCCCTCAAGGAACCGTCAACGCTTCCCTCAGCCATTGGAAGCTGCCAAGGGTCACCGGGCCCTGGAACCTCTGCTCCCCTCTGAGCCCACCAAAGCTCAGCAGTTCCCCAAACGGTTCGTTCCCGGGGAGTTGGCGGCAAATACTCAGTACGTCCCACGGCAGTCGTTGGCTGGTGAGAGTCCCCTTTCCAATTTCTCCTTCAGCGCAAGCAAGCTCCTGCAAGACCTGGCTCACACCGGCTTCCACAAGTCGCCAGAGACCTCCCAAGTGGACGGTGAGGACAGGAACGCCGGCCTGTCCTCGGTGGAGAGTAGGATGGGTGAGAGCACCGAGAGCCACCCGTTCGGTCGGTCCACCAAGTCCCTCTGCTTCCGGCAGTCGGTGCTGCTGGAGACCAATGCCAGGAGAGAGAGGCCACCACTCCAGCCCCGCCCAGCGCCCAGCTCTGATCTTGAGAACCTGCTCGAGAGACGCAGCGTCCTTCAACTCCTGCTGAGGAATCCCGAGAGGGAAAGGGTCCCAGTGGGCTGCCTGCAGGAGAGGCGAGGGGACCACCAGGTATCAGTGGGCCCGCAGCCCCCAGACACTCAGTGCAACGGGCAAGCGGCTGGCACCAAGCCAATATCCATGGTCAAGGTCAAGACTGAACCCATTGAAGAGGATGGGTGCTTCTCCGGTGCCGAACCAACGGAACAAAGTGCCAATGGCCAGCCTCTGATACAATGCAAGGCAGAGCAGAAAAACTCACCCTTCACATTAGGCAGTGTGAAGCAAGAGGTGGTAAGCCTAGCTGCACCCTCGGCACGAGCTCAGTGCCACCCCTGTCAGAAAGGGGGCGTCCTGAGCCAACTTCTGCAGCGGGACAACACCTCGACCCCCCTGGGCGGTTACGCCTTCGGCCAGCACCCGCCCGCCAGCGGTCTCTCTGAGGCCCGGGCCCCTACCTCCGGCTCCAGCAGCCCGTGCAGCATTCCCAAGAAGAGGAAGCCCCCGCCCAGCTCCCCCAGCCAACCGGACGACCTGCACAAGACTCTCGACcggagggaggggctgaatagtcaCAGCGGCCCACTCCGAGAGGATGCCAATGGCCTGGATGGCTTTCCGGCCTGCGGAGCCAGGCTGCTGGATTTCCAACCAGGCAGTGGCTTGGAGCTGGAGTCCCGAAGTAGCGTGAAGGATCCCCAAGGCTTCAACGTCCTGAAACAGCTCCTCCTGTCCGAGAATGGCATCAAAGTGCTGCCCGGGCACAGGACTCTTCATAATGGTGGCTCTGTCAGCGACCGAGGCTCCCAGCCTGACCGAAGGCTGGGAGGAGACCGCCCTGCTCACTTCTACAGCCAGCCTGAGCAGCTCAACGGTCACCAGAAGGAGGCAGCGCTGGCCTTCGAGCCTGCCAGATACCTCGGGGTTTTGCCCGCTGCCAGCTCGTCTGCACACTACCTGCCGGAAAACTCCACCTCCGTCACCGCCCTGGCACAATCCCAGCCGGAGCACCGTGCCCCGTCCCTCGGAACGCCAACCGAGCCACCGTGGCTGACCAAGACTAACCCCATCCTCTATTACATGCTGCAGAGGGGCGGCCTGGGCCTGGTGCCCTCCCGGTCCAGAGCAGGGGAAGGGGGCACGGCCGAGGCTGACAGGAGGAGGAGGCCGCAGTCGGCGGCTCAGAGGGTGGAGCGGCCCAATGGCGGTGGCGGGGTGCTGCCTGGTCGCCGGACGGTCAAAGCAGAGCCCCTTGAGGACTCTCTGGGTAACCTCCAGGGCCCGGTCCCTGGTATGCCACGGGATCAGAATGAAATCGCCAGCGGCATTCTGGAGAAAGTAGCGGCCATAAAGCGGGAGCCTGATTGA